Proteins from a single region of Xiphophorus maculatus strain JP 163 A chromosome 22, X_maculatus-5.0-male, whole genome shotgun sequence:
- the plau gene encoding urokinase-type plasminogen activator — protein sequence MMNLLVILSILAALNVNMVLSRRCFTKREASAECRFGKGTRYRGTVSVSSNGHRCLKWSKTQHSWSDSNGVGNHNYCRNPNNSRRPWCYVKTRSQVKREYCDIPKCSTVTARPTTTPPRAVDTERTCGERSERRTNKIVGGSFVPIETQPWIAAIFQNRFLCGGSLIAPGWVLTAAHCFFDGSQTRLQRLRVYLGKSDTNNTDPDREQLFSVEKLIIHQKYNPSTYDNDIALLKISNTKGQGALKTASVRTVCLPPLNTYLPVGFTCSIAGFGKEAYSSLSYSNQLKQANVRLLSSTNCKVEEHYKALLTDNMICAASPDWSIDACKGDSGGPLVCEASGRMFLFGVVSWGEGCASENKPGVYTKVTHYNNWIADNTGLSEYTKGLMYPQK from the exons ATGATGAACCTGTTAGTCATCTTGTCTATCCTTGCAGCGCTCAATGTCAACATG GTGTTATCTCGACGCTGTTTTACAAAAAGAGAGG CATCAGCAGAGTGTCGGTTTGGGAAAGGGACACGCTACAGGGGAACAGTCTCTGTATCATCAAATGGTCACAGGTGTCTCAAATGGAGCAAGACTCAACACTCTTGGAGTGATTCAAATGGAGTTGGCAACCATAATTACTGCAG GAATCCCAACAACAGCAGGAGGCCATGGTGCTATGTTAAAACAAGAAGTCAGGTCAAGAGGGAGTACTGTGATATTCCCAAAT GTTCTACGGTAACTGCAAGACCAACAACAACACCTCCCAGAGCTGTAGATACAG AGAGAACGTGTGGCGAGCGTTCTGAGCGGAGGACGAATAAGATCGTGGGAGGTTCTTTCGTACCCATCGAGACACAACCATGGATCGCTGCTATCTTTCAAAATAGGTTCCTCTGCGGTGGTTCTCTCATCGCGCCCGGCTGGGTTCTCACAGCTGCACACTGCTTCTTTGATGG AAGCCAAACCCGTCTCCAGCGTCTGAGGGTATATCTGGGAAAGTCTGACACCAACAACACAGATCCTGATAGGGAGCAACTTTTCTCTGTGGAGAAACTCATCATCCACCAGAAATACAACCCATCCACCTATGATAATGACATCG CTCTACTGAAGATCTCAAACACAAAAGGACAAGGTGCATTGAAGACAGCTTCTGTTCGGACAGTTTGCCTTCCTCCGCTCAACACTTACCTACCTGTTGGATTCACATGCAGCATTGCAGGATTTGGGAAGGAAGCCTACA GTTCGTTGTCTTACTCCAATCAGCTGAAACAGGCTAATGTGAGGCTGCTCTCCTCCACCAACTGCAAAGTGGAAGAGCACTATAAAGCTTTACTCACTGACAACATGATTTGCGCTGCGAGCCCTGATTGGAGCATCGACGCCTGCAAA GGAGACTCTGGGGGGCCGCTGGTGTGTGAAGCGTCAGGACGCATGTTTCTCTTTGGGGTGGTGAGCTGGGGCGAAGGATGTGCTAGTGAGAACAAGCCAGGTGTTTACACAAAGGTGACCCACTACAACAACTGGATCGCAGACAATACCGGGCTTTCTGAATACACAAAAGGATTGATGTATCCTCAAAAATGA